GCCTCCGAAATGCTAGGGCCAGCATAGCGGTCTGCCCAATTAATTGCTTGAGTGGGATATTTGGTGAAACGTTCGAAATTTTTCGGTTTGCCGCAAACATGAAGCATGTTAAATGAAGCATTCGAAACGGCATCGAGAATGACAAAGTCATTGGGTTTTACGAACTCGTCGTAGTCGTTTGCAGTTTCGAGCCAATCGTCGCGCACGGAGAGAAAAATTCCATCCGAGCCTGCTCTAAGGCATTCTCTCGAAAAATGTGCAAGCGCTCTACTGATTTTTTGCAATGCTTCGGAAAGCACTTTAGCGTCTTCGCGGAGGATTCGCTGCAAAATTTCGTCGCGCTCATCGCGTCCATCGAGTTTTGGTGGTCCGTGAACGTCGCTTTCGGGAGCACAGAGACGTCGCAGGGTCGACCATGCATTGAAGACCGTAACAATCATAGGGGGATCGCCTTGTAATCGTTCCGCTAAATCCCGAACGATGTGGAGTTCTTCTTCGAATTCTTTTTCGGTTCCCGAATATTCAGGAATTTGTTTCAAATCGTCAGCGGACGTGATTACCCAATTCGGATTGGGACGAGGGAAACCTGTATCGTTCATCACTTTGAGAAAATCGAGTTTCCAACGTTCCAGGTGATTGAGATGCGCTTCGACTGCTTCCTTTCTTCGGATGGCAGGCGGAGGAAAATGGTGCCAGAAACTGAGCGGCGGGCGATCCGCTTTTTGTCCTTTCAACACGGTGAAGACACGTTCTTTGCAGGTCATATTTTCCGTAATGCTTTTTTAAGATTTTACTTATATCGAGCGATGCGTTTTTTATAGAAACTCCACATCATTGCAAACAGCAATAAACAGATACTCGCCTGAATTGGCGTAGATTGCGCTTTTTGCCAAAAGGGAGCTGCTTCAATCGTTTTTTCCGCCAGAACCGCGGTTGCGAAAGTGATACCGTCTTTTTCAAAAACGACCTTTCCGATTTCATCCCCTGCATGCACAGGAGCGATGAGGTTTTTCCAACGGATTTCGGGAGGACCCAAGAGTTCGCCCTTTCGCGCGATAACTCGAAAATCTTTTTCGAGAATTCCACGTACGCTGCTCTGTTTTCCGTCTTCGACCAATGCTTTTCCCATAATTGTTTTTTCAGGAAATACGATGCGGCGTTCGTAATTCGCATATGCCCAATCGTAAAGAGTTTGAGTATCGGTCAGCCAATCTTCACTATCCAAGACGACGGCAATCAACCCCCAATCGTTTTCTCGTTTGAATCCTACGAAGCAATGTCCTGCTTCGCGCGTGTAACCCGTTTTTACACCTTCCGCACCGGGTTCGAATAGAAAACGATTTTTGGATTTCAAGAAAGTGTCTTTTGTGTTTATAGAGCGAGAAATCCATGCAGAACGTGTGGCTGCTGCTTCTCTAACGAGGGGATATTTCATCGCTTCTCGTGTAATTAGTGCTAGATCATATGCCGTCGAATAATGTTTTGGGTCGCTCAAGCCATGAGGGTTCGTGAAATGTGTATGTTTGCAGCCTAACTGGTTTGCACGTTCATTCATGAGATTTGCGAATTCTTGGTCACCATTTGCAATTGCGCATGCAATAGCGTGAGCTGCGTCGTTTGCGCTACGTAAAAAAAGCGCATAGAGCATATCCTTTGCGTTTAATTGTTCATTCGGTTTGAGATAGAGACTCGAACCTTCGATTTTTTCGCAGTCCTCAGGAGCAGTAATGATGTCTAATGGTTCGAAGTGCTCGACCAAAAGCAACGCAGTCATGATTTTCGTGGTGCTCGCGGGGTGGCGAGGTGTATGCGCGTCATGTTCATAAAGAACGAAGCCAGTTTCAGCATCCATAACGATTGCGGATTTGGAGCGAATATTCGGGGGGGCGGAGGTGTTCGGGTTTTGAGAATGAGCCAGCAGAAAAGAGAAGAAGAAGGATGTCGTTAGGAAAAAGCGTAATGCCTGGTTGGCACTCATCCGATTTCTTCGACCGCAGCCTTACCGTTTAGGCTGGGAAGTTCCGATAAGTCGTTGAGCCCGAACTGATGCAAAAATTCCTGGGTAGTCCCATAAAGGATGGGTCTTCCCGGAGCATTTTTGCGTTCCAGTTCTTGGATTAGCCCTCTTTCTTGAAGTTGTCGAATCGAATAGTCGCTTTGAACTCCTCGAATCATTTGAATTTCAGCCGCCGTTATGGGTTGTTTGTATGCGACGATTGCCAAAACTTCGAGGGTCGCTCTGCTGAGTCGTCTCTTTTGGGGTTTCAGAAACCTTGCGATGATATCCGCGAATTCTTTCTTCGTGCAAAGTTGATACCCCCCCGCAATGCGAACTAGTTGCAAGCCTGAATCGGTTTGTAATCGCTTTCCCAACTCCTCGAGGGCTTCATGAACATCATCGGGAGCCGCGTTCGTCGCTTCGCAAAGGTCTTCGATTGTTGCGGGGTTTTCTGCTACGAAAAGAAGACATTCGAGAATTTTAGCGAGTTCTCGCGTATTCACTTCCATGTTTATTCTTTCAGTTATGATTCTTTCACTCGAAACCACACTTCACCATCCTTGAGTTCTGCATGGAGTTTTCCAATGCGAATGAGTTCTAATACACCAAGAAAGACGAATACCGCGTCGAAACGGGTGTAATTTTCCGGCAAAATCGTTTCGAATCCACCTTTTCCAACTTGACGCAATGTTCGCATAATATTTCCCATCACCTCGCTCAAAGTCGGGCGAGGACGGGCGAGTTTTTCGACCTCTA
This genomic stretch from Fimbriimonadales bacterium harbors:
- a CDS encoding uroporphyrinogen decarboxylase family protein, whose product is MTCKERVFTVLKGQKADRPPLSFWHHFPPPAIRRKEAVEAHLNHLERWKLDFLKVMNDTGFPRPNPNWVITSADDLKQIPEYSGTEKEFEEELHIVRDLAERLQGDPPMIVTVFNAWSTLRRLCAPESDVHGPPKLDGRDERDEILQRILREDAKVLSEALQKISRALAHFSRECLRAGSDGIFLSVRDDWLETANDYDEFVKPNDFVILDAVSNASFNMLHVCGKPKNFERFTKYPTQAINWADRYAGPSISEAIKLTRQTICGGLDNLNTMPNGTPEDCVREVHDALRQAGERPIMITPGCTYDPNAVPEENLHAIVDAVHNLAY
- the scpB gene encoding SMC-Scp complex subunit ScpB, translated to MEVNTRELAKILECLLFVAENPATIEDLCEATNAAPDDVHEALEELGKRLQTDSGLQLVRIAGGYQLCTKKEFADIIARFLKPQKRRLSRATLEVLAIVAYKQPITAAEIQMIRGVQSDYSIRQLQERGLIQELERKNAPGRPILYGTTQEFLHQFGLNDLSELPSLNGKAAVEEIG
- a CDS encoding D-alanyl-D-alanine carboxypeptidase family protein, whose protein sequence is MSANQALRFFLTTSFFFSFLLAHSQNPNTSAPPNIRSKSAIVMDAETGFVLYEHDAHTPRHPASTTKIMTALLLVEHFEPLDIITAPEDCEKIEGSSLYLKPNEQLNAKDMLYALFLRSANDAAHAIACAIANGDQEFANLMNERANQLGCKHTHFTNPHGLSDPKHYSTAYDLALITREAMKYPLVREAAATRSAWISRSINTKDTFLKSKNRFLFEPGAEGVKTGYTREAGHCFVGFKRENDWGLIAVVLDSEDWLTDTQTLYDWAYANYERRIVFPEKTIMGKALVEDGKQSSVRGILEKDFRVIARKGELLGPPEIRWKNLIAPVHAGDEIGKVVFEKDGITFATAVLAEKTIEAAPFWQKAQSTPIQASICLLLFAMMWSFYKKRIARYK